The Clostridiales bacterium FE2011 sequence CACAAGGAATACCTGCTGTCTGTGTTTGAGGCCGAGGACCATGCACAGGGGCGGAAGACTTTCAGTTCCGAAGAAATCCGTGAAAAGATCAATCGCTGTGCAGAACTGGCAAACAAATACTATCAGTACGTGGAAAACACGGGACGCGAACTGAACCGCCAGCTGAGCGCAAATTATCTGGCGATGATCAGCAGCATCAATGTTCAGCCGACTGTGAACATCAAGCTGTACCTTGTGCTTGCCATCATATTGTTTGTGCTGGTGGGCGGCATCGGAGCTGTACTGCTGGGAAGAGCACTGGACTTTATCGACTATTTCCGGTATGTGGATAAAACCGTTCAGATTCCGAACCGGGCCAGATGCGACGTGTATATCAGTGAATGGGCGAACAAACTGCTGGATGAGAATTTTGCCTGCGTAGCATTGAAGATGGATTCCCTGAGCAGCCTGTCCAATGAATACGGACGGGAAGCCGGTGATGAAGTGCTGAAGGACTTTGCGGCGATTCTGAAGAGCTACGGCGACCTGTACGGATTTGTGGGGCATAACGGCAGCGGCGTCTTCTACGCCTTCTTCCCGAAATGCCCGCCGGACAAGCTGGATGTGATTCTGAAAGCAATCGGACGCCAGGTTGAGAAATACAATAACCTGAATCAGGGACATACTGTTCACTATATCTCCGGCAAAGCTGTTTCAAGCGAGGACCACATTTTTGAAATCAGAGATCTGCTCAGGCTTGCCCTGCAGAGAATGCATTCTGAACAGAATGAGGCCGAATCAGAGGATGTTTCCGGTAAAAATGCACCGGAGAAAACCCGGAATCGCACAAAGCCGGTAAGCACGAGGAAAAAAAATGATGCGCAATAACTCCCTGCTGAATGGTGAATACAGCCGGATGCAGCAAACAACAAGAAAGGAATGCCCGGTATTTATCGCATTTCTCGCTGTTGCCTGCACCGTTTTCGCCGGCCTCGGAGACTGGAAGACACTCAATGATGCATACGGAGCGTTGCCGAAAGTCATCGTGCTCGGGACGATCGTATGTGCATTCCTGTGTTTCCTTGTGACCGCAGATTTCGCAAAGATCAGGAAGGCAATAGGGTATTTTCCCATCTTCCTGCTCATGATTGCCGTTTATACCCTGGTCAGCCTGTATATATGGATCACGGATCTTTCCCAGACAGCATCCATCAGCCGGGCAGGGCAGAAGATCCTGTTCCAGACAATTGTTATTATTTACTGTGTATTCATGTGCTACCTGTTTGAAGACAGGGCGATCAATTACATGTTTTTCAGCATGTGCGCCACAAACGCGGCCATCATTCTGCTGGAAATGCCGAAGTACGGTTTCGTGGAGAGCATCTCTTCCGTTGTGACCTGTCTGATCACGTTCGGTGAGGCTGAAGGGTTTGTGCGGGCGCTGGAAATCCATGATATCACTTTCCTGTTCGGGCAGTTCTTCATTTACTACATGATGTTTGCACCGAAAGGATCAAAACCGGAGAAACGCATCCGGCGCCTGGGGGTGATCCTCTCCGTATTTTTCATGCTGGTGGGACTGAAACGCAGCGTCCTGCCGGCGGTGCTTTTTGTATGTGTATTCGTAAAGCTGGTCCGGAAGGCCCGAAAACCGGGAAAGTTTATCATGGCGACGGGGATCAGCCTGTTTCTGTTTTTCTACCTGTATCTCTACCTGACGCGGAGCGGCATCCTGGTATCTTTTCTCGAATCGCTCGGTATCGATATGATGGGCCGCGATATCCTGTGGAAGCTGCCCAATGACTACTATGAGCTTTCCCCATTCTGGAAGGGACTGGGCTTTGAAGGCGTGACCGACCTGGTGAATATCTGGTACAGCAACGGACTGATCAATCATCCATTTCCGCTGCACAATGATATCCTGAAGATCTTTATTGAACTCGGCGCGCTGGGATTCACCCTGTGGGCGGGGATCAATTATATCCTGTATCCCTCTTACTGGATGAAACAGCATGATACGGAAACCGGATTGCTGTATATAGCCATATTGGCCTATATGACCGTAACGTACCTGACGGACAATACAGCTTTCTATTTCTGGAGCTGTATCGGCCTGAAACTGATTCCCATGAGTTACAGCTACCGGATCCGCGAAAAGCTGAAGCAGGTTCGGTGGAAAGCGCCGACACCGGATGAAGCGATGAATGAGATCCGGCTGATTGAGATGGGAGAATGATGGAAAATGCTGCACATACTGAAGCGGCTGCCGGCTTATCTGAAGGATGTGTTTCTGCTGACGCTGCTCCGGCCCATCGCCGCGGTACTGAGAAAAACGAGCAATGCATACCGCCATCTCTGGCTGGTGATGGAACGCGGGTATGACGCCAGGGATAACGCATACTGGTTTTTCCGCTATCTGCGGGAACAGCAGCCGCAGATCAACGTGTGCTTTGTCATTGATCCGGCCAGCCCGGATTACGGAAAGGTTGCGCAGCTTGGCAAGGTCGCTGCATGGAGATCGCTGAAACACTATCTGATGTATCTGGCTGCAGATATGCTGATTGGTACCCATGTCCAGCCTGCCTCGCCCGACCTGATGGCTTTTTATCATCTTCGTCAGATGGGGATCCGGCCAAGGGGGAAACAGATTTTCCTGCAGCACGGGATTATTCAGAACAACATGAGACTGATGAGATATCCCGGGCTGAAGCTTGACTTTTTTGCCAGCGGCAGCAGGATGGAATACGATTACCTCGTATCTGAATACGGTTTCCCGGAAGGCGTGATTCAATACACGGGATTATGCAGATATGACAATCTCCTCCGGGGAAACAAGCCTTCCAATGAAATCCTTGTTATGCCCACCTGGCGGGGTTCGGACTATCCCCGCGGAGCACAGTTTTACGGAACACCTTTTTACCGTCATTTTCAGTCCCTGCTGGAGAATGCCCGCCTGCTCCGCCTCCTGGAGGAGCGGGA is a genomic window containing:
- a CDS encoding O-antigen ligase family protein, giving the protein MMRNNSLLNGEYSRMQQTTRKECPVFIAFLAVACTVFAGLGDWKTLNDAYGALPKVIVLGTIVCAFLCFLVTADFAKIRKAIGYFPIFLLMIAVYTLVSLYIWITDLSQTASISRAGQKILFQTIVIIYCVFMCYLFEDRAINYMFFSMCATNAAIILLEMPKYGFVESISSVVTCLITFGEAEGFVRALEIHDITFLFGQFFIYYMMFAPKGSKPEKRIRRLGVILSVFFMLVGLKRSVLPAVLFVCVFVKLVRKARKPGKFIMATGISLFLFFYLYLYLTRSGILVSFLESLGIDMMGRDILWKLPNDYYELSPFWKGLGFEGVTDLVNIWYSNGLINHPFPLHNDILKIFIELGALGFTLWAGINYILYPSYWMKQHDTETGLLYIAILAYMTVTYLTDNTAFYFWSCIGLKLIPMSYSYRIREKLKQVRWKAPTPDEAMNEIRLIEMGE
- a CDS encoding CDP-glycerol glycerophosphotransferase family protein; the encoded protein is MLHILKRLPAYLKDVFLLTLLRPIAAVLRKTSNAYRHLWLVMERGYDARDNAYWFFRYLREQQPQINVCFVIDPASPDYGKVAQLGKVAAWRSLKHYLMYLAADMLIGTHVQPASPDLMAFYHLRQMGIRPRGKQIFLQHGIIQNNMRLMRYPGLKLDFFASGSRMEYDYLVSEYGFPEGVIQYTGLCRYDNLLRGNKPSNEILVMPTWRGSDYPRGAQFYGTPFYRHFQSLLENARLLRLLEERDLRLIFYPHIELQEELDKFKAPSDRIVLASWKDYDVQTLLMRCSLLITDYSSVFFDVGYMEKPVIYYQFDLEDFRKYHYQEGYFTAEEHGFGPVARTEEEVMDALYECAGNDFRVQEEYRNRLEAFFPVRDENNCERTYRILSRMSGEK